One stretch of Streptomyces zhihengii DNA includes these proteins:
- the mycP gene encoding type VII secretion-associated serine protease mycosin, producing MRRLLPRRARLTAALLATAFTVLPAATPAHADAIRAQQWGLEAMHTEQAWQTTKGKGITVAVLDTGVDDQHPDLAGSVLPGKDLIGFGAGRGDAYWARHGTAMAGIIAAHGHGPGRESGVLGIAPEAKILPVRVILEGKDKARDRARKSRGTALAQGIRWAADQGADVINLSLGDDSESAHPEPGEDAAVQYALAKGSVVVASAGNGGEKGDRVSYPAAYPGVIAVTAVDRFGTHAAFSTRRWYATVSAPGVDVVIADPDQKYYQGWGTSAAAAFVSGAVALVRSAHPGLTPAQIKKLLRDTARDAPEGGRDDTYGYGFVDPAAAIAEGRSLRPADLAAAAAGYDERYFGTGPDPDRGDGDASALLAPAAGGLGILTLVAAVALWRGGRGPSRPAGPRPRSDHNTYA from the coding sequence ATGAGACGCCTGCTGCCCCGCCGCGCCCGCCTCACCGCCGCGCTCCTCGCCACCGCCTTCACGGTCCTGCCCGCCGCGACGCCCGCGCACGCCGACGCGATACGCGCCCAGCAGTGGGGCCTGGAGGCCATGCACACCGAGCAGGCGTGGCAGACGACCAAGGGCAAGGGCATCACCGTCGCGGTGCTCGACACCGGGGTCGACGACCAGCACCCGGACCTCGCCGGCTCGGTGCTGCCCGGCAAGGACCTGATCGGCTTCGGCGCGGGGCGCGGCGACGCGTACTGGGCCCGTCACGGCACCGCGATGGCCGGCATCATCGCCGCCCACGGCCACGGCCCCGGGCGGGAGTCCGGGGTGCTGGGCATCGCGCCCGAGGCGAAGATCCTTCCGGTGCGGGTCATCCTGGAGGGCAAGGACAAGGCCCGTGACCGGGCCCGCAAGTCGCGCGGCACCGCGCTCGCCCAGGGCATCCGCTGGGCGGCCGACCAGGGCGCCGACGTCATCAACCTCTCCCTCGGCGACGACAGCGAGTCCGCCCACCCCGAGCCCGGGGAGGACGCCGCCGTGCAGTACGCCCTCGCCAAGGGCTCCGTCGTCGTGGCCTCCGCGGGCAACGGCGGGGAGAAGGGCGACCGGGTCTCGTACCCGGCCGCCTACCCGGGGGTGATCGCCGTGACCGCGGTCGACCGGTTCGGCACCCACGCGGCCTTCTCCACCCGCCGCTGGTACGCCACGGTCAGCGCCCCCGGGGTGGATGTGGTGATCGCCGACCCGGACCAGAAGTACTACCAGGGCTGGGGCACCAGCGCTGCCGCCGCGTTCGTGTCGGGCGCCGTCGCCCTGGTCCGCTCGGCACACCCCGGCCTGACGCCCGCCCAGATCAAGAAGCTCCTGCGGGACACCGCGCGGGACGCGCCCGAGGGCGGCCGCGACGACACCTACGGTTACGGCTTCGTGGACCCGGCGGCGGCGATCGCCGAGGGCCGCTCGCTGCGCCCCGCGGACCTGGCGGCGGCAGCCGCCGGCTACGACGAGCGCTACTTCGGCACCGGCCCCGATCCGGACCGCGGGGACGGCGACGCGTCGGCCCTGCTCGCCCCGGCCGCCGGCGGACTCGGCATCCTGACCCTGGTGGCGGCGGTCGCCCTGTGGCGCGGCGGCCGCGGCCCGTCCCGTCCCGCCGGCCCCCGCCCCCGCAGCGACCACAACACCTACGCCTGA
- the pheT gene encoding phenylalanine--tRNA ligase subunit beta, protein MRVPLSWLREYVDLPATETGRDVQARLIAAGLEVETVEQLGAGLKGPLVVGQVLTIEELEGFKKPIRFCTVDVGAANGTGEPQEIVCGARNFAVGDKVVVVLPGAVLPGDFAIAARKTYGKTSHGMICSGDELGMGDDGSGGIIVLPPEHEAGTDAIELLELVDEVLDIAVTPDRGYALSMRGVAREAATAYGLPLRDPALLDVPAPNAHGYAVKVTDPVGCDSFTARTVVGLEPEARSPIWLRRRLQKAGMRPISLAVDITNYVMLELGQPLHAYDRGRLDGPIGVRRAEQGEKLTTLDGAKRVLDAEDLVITDDRGPIGLAGVMGGADTEIADHDDTAGATTEVVIEAAHFDPVAIARTARRHRLSSEASKRFERGVDPQAAAAAAQRTVDLLVLLAGGTAEAGVTQITAPRAPRTVAMPADHPDRVAGVAYGREIVVRRLQEVGCDVQGQDDLVVTVPSWRPDLAAPNDLAEEVIRLEGYENLPSTLPTPPSGRGLTARQRLHRRVGRALAGAGYVEALNYPFIGEQVLDQLGLDADDARRRTVKLANPISDEEPALRTTLLPGLLGALRRNDGRGSHDLALFETGLVFRPTGEERPAVTLPVDRRPTDAEIAELNASLPPQPRRVAVVLAGARELDGWWGKGRPADWADAVEAARVVAREAGVELDVRADQHAPWHPGRCAALYARANGEEILLGHAGELHPRVVKALHLPERTCAMELELDRLERAADGALQAPRISTFPVATQDVALVVADDVPAAEVETALREGAGELLESLRLFDVFTGEQIGEGRKSLAYALRFRAPDRTLTVDEASAARDAAVALAAERTGAVLRGA, encoded by the coding sequence ATGCGCGTCCCGCTTTCCTGGCTGCGGGAGTACGTCGACCTGCCGGCGACGGAGACCGGCCGCGACGTCCAGGCCAGGCTCATCGCCGCCGGGCTCGAGGTCGAGACCGTCGAGCAGCTCGGCGCCGGCCTCAAGGGCCCCCTCGTCGTCGGCCAGGTGCTGACCATCGAGGAGCTGGAGGGCTTCAAGAAGCCCATCCGCTTCTGCACCGTCGACGTCGGCGCGGCCAACGGCACCGGCGAGCCGCAGGAGATCGTCTGCGGCGCCCGCAACTTCGCCGTCGGCGACAAGGTCGTCGTGGTGCTGCCCGGCGCCGTGCTCCCCGGCGACTTCGCGATCGCCGCGCGCAAGACGTACGGCAAGACCTCCCACGGCATGATCTGCTCGGGCGACGAGCTGGGCATGGGCGACGACGGCAGCGGCGGCATCATCGTGCTCCCGCCGGAGCACGAGGCCGGCACCGACGCGATCGAGCTGCTGGAACTCGTCGACGAGGTCCTCGACATCGCCGTCACGCCCGACCGCGGCTACGCGCTGTCGATGCGCGGCGTCGCCCGCGAGGCGGCCACCGCCTACGGGCTGCCGCTGCGCGACCCGGCGCTGCTCGACGTCCCCGCGCCCAACGCGCACGGCTACGCCGTCAAGGTCACCGACCCCGTCGGCTGCGACAGCTTCACCGCGCGCACCGTCGTCGGCCTGGAGCCCGAGGCGCGCTCGCCGATCTGGCTGCGGCGCAGGCTGCAGAAGGCCGGCATGCGGCCGATCTCGCTCGCCGTGGACATCACCAACTACGTGATGCTCGAACTCGGCCAGCCGCTGCACGCCTACGACCGCGGCCGTCTCGACGGGCCGATCGGCGTCCGCCGCGCCGAGCAGGGCGAGAAGCTCACCACCCTCGACGGCGCCAAGCGGGTCCTCGACGCCGAGGACCTCGTCATCACCGACGACCGCGGCCCCATCGGCCTCGCGGGCGTCATGGGCGGAGCCGACACCGAGATCGCCGACCACGACGACACCGCCGGTGCCACCACCGAGGTCGTCATCGAGGCCGCGCACTTCGACCCCGTCGCCATCGCCCGCACCGCGCGCCGGCACCGGCTCTCCTCCGAGGCGTCCAAGCGCTTCGAGCGGGGTGTCGACCCGCAGGCCGCGGCCGCCGCGGCGCAGCGCACCGTCGACCTGCTGGTGCTGCTCGCCGGCGGCACCGCCGAGGCGGGCGTCACCCAGATCACCGCCCCGCGCGCGCCGCGCACCGTCGCGATGCCCGCGGACCACCCGGACCGGGTGGCGGGCGTGGCCTACGGCCGCGAGATCGTCGTCCGCCGCCTCCAGGAGGTCGGCTGCGACGTCCAGGGCCAGGACGACCTCGTCGTCACCGTCCCGTCGTGGCGGCCCGACCTCGCGGCGCCGAACGACCTCGCCGAAGAGGTCATCCGGCTGGAGGGCTACGAGAACCTGCCCTCCACGCTGCCCACCCCGCCGTCCGGCCGCGGGCTCACCGCGCGCCAGCGGCTGCACCGCCGGGTCGGCCGCGCGCTGGCCGGCGCCGGGTACGTCGAGGCGCTGAACTACCCCTTCATCGGGGAGCAGGTGCTCGACCAGCTCGGCCTCGACGCGGACGACGCGCGCCGCAGGACGGTCAAGCTCGCCAACCCGATCTCCGACGAGGAGCCGGCGCTGCGCACCACGCTGCTGCCCGGGCTGCTCGGCGCCCTGCGCCGCAACGACGGCCGCGGCAGCCACGACCTGGCGCTCTTCGAGACCGGTCTGGTCTTCCGGCCGACCGGTGAGGAGCGGCCCGCGGTCACCCTGCCCGTGGACCGCCGTCCCACGGACGCGGAGATCGCCGAACTGAACGCCTCGCTGCCGCCGCAGCCGCGCCGCGTCGCCGTCGTCCTGGCCGGCGCCCGCGAGCTCGACGGCTGGTGGGGCAAGGGCCGGCCGGCCGACTGGGCGGACGCCGTCGAGGCCGCGCGGGTCGTCGCCCGCGAGGCCGGCGTCGAGCTCGACGTGCGGGCCGATCAGCACGCGCCCTGGCACCCGGGACGCTGCGCCGCGCTGTACGCCCGCGCGAACGGCGAGGAGATCCTCCTCGGCCACGCGGGCGAACTGCACCCGCGCGTCGTCAAGGCGCTGCACCTGCCGGAGCGCACCTGCGCGATGGAGCTGGAGCTCGACCGCCTGGAGCGGGCGGCGGACGGCGCCCTGCAGGCGCCGCGGATCTCCACCTTCCCGGTGGCGACCCAGGACGTCGCGCTGGTCGTCGCCGACGACGTCCCGGCCGCCGAGGTCGAGACCGCGCTGCGCGAGGGGGCGGGTGAACTGCTGGAGTCCCTGCGGCTGTTCGACGTCTTCACCGGTGAGCAGATCGGTGAGGGCCGCAAGTCCCTCGCCTACGCCCTGCGCTTCCGCGCACCGGACCGCACGCTGACCGTCGACGAGGCGTCGGCCGCGCGGGACGCGGCGGTGGCGCTGGCGGCGGAGCGCACCGGAGCGGTCCTCCGCGGCGCCTGA
- a CDS encoding sensor histidine kinase, with translation MTVGTSTPGRPAEAGPRRAGTTGASAIDPDDLPDGLVVADESGRVVCFNEAAARITAVARADAIGAPLEHALPLEDLKGRRWWTMTDPYGGLATRTGQPERNLLLPGGREVLVSARYVRDVPTGPVRRLVVSLRGTEARRRTERSHAELIATVAHELRSPLTSVKGFTATLLAKWERFTDDQKRLMLETVDADAGRISRLIAELLDISRIDSGRLEVRRQPVDMPAAVARHVQAHIAGGKAPDRFAVRIRTALPELWADPDKVDQVLGNLLENAVRHGEGTVTIEVAPASADDDEKGTAVTVSDQGPGIPEESMARVFTRFWRGSKRGGTGLGLYIVKGIVEAHGGTITVGRGPGGGAEFRFILPVGTPAHLL, from the coding sequence ATGACCGTGGGGACCAGCACGCCCGGCCGGCCGGCGGAGGCCGGCCCGCGCCGCGCCGGCACCACCGGCGCGTCCGCGATCGACCCCGACGACCTCCCCGACGGGCTGGTCGTCGCCGACGAGAGCGGCCGGGTCGTCTGCTTCAACGAGGCCGCGGCCCGCATCACCGCCGTCGCCCGCGCCGACGCCATCGGCGCACCCCTGGAACACGCCCTGCCGCTGGAGGACCTCAAGGGCCGCCGCTGGTGGACCATGACCGACCCCTACGGCGGGCTCGCCACCCGCACCGGCCAGCCCGAGCGCAATCTGCTGCTGCCCGGCGGCCGGGAGGTCCTCGTCTCCGCACGCTACGTCCGGGACGTGCCCACCGGCCCCGTGCGCCGGCTCGTGGTCAGCCTGCGCGGCACCGAGGCGCGCCGCCGCACCGAGCGCAGCCACGCGGAACTGATCGCCACCGTCGCCCACGAGCTGCGCTCCCCGCTCACCTCGGTGAAGGGCTTCACGGCGACCCTGCTCGCCAAGTGGGAGCGGTTCACCGACGACCAGAAGCGGCTCATGCTGGAGACCGTCGACGCGGACGCCGGCCGGATCTCCCGGCTCATCGCCGAGCTCCTCGACATCTCCCGCATCGACTCCGGCCGGCTGGAGGTGCGCCGCCAGCCCGTGGACATGCCCGCGGCCGTGGCACGCCACGTCCAGGCCCACATCGCCGGCGGCAAGGCGCCCGACCGCTTCGCCGTCCGCATCCGGACCGCACTGCCCGAGCTGTGGGCCGACCCCGACAAGGTCGACCAGGTGCTCGGCAACCTCCTCGAAAATGCGGTGCGCCACGGCGAGGGAACCGTCACCATCGAGGTGGCGCCGGCATCGGCGGACGACGACGAGAAGGGCACGGCGGTCACCGTGAGCGACCAGGGTCCCGGCATCCCCGAGGAGTCGATGGCCCGTGTCTTCACCCGTTTCTGGCGGGGGAGCAAGCGCGGCGGCACCGGCCTGGGCCTGTACATCGTCAAGGGCATCGTCGAGGCGCACGGCGGGACGATCACCGTCGGCCGGGGACCCGGCGGCGGTGCCGAGTTCCGATTTATCCTGCCCGTCGGCACTCCGGCCCACCTCCTCTAG
- the rplT gene encoding 50S ribosomal protein L20, with the protein MARVKRAVNAHKKRRAILEQASGYRGQRSRLYRKAKEQVTHSLVYNYNDRKKRKGDFRQLWIQRINAAARANGITYNRFIQGLKAANVEVDRKILAELAVNDANAFAALVEVAQKALPSDVNAPKAA; encoded by the coding sequence GTGGCACGCGTCAAGCGGGCAGTCAACGCCCACAAGAAGCGCCGGGCGATCCTCGAGCAGGCCAGCGGCTACCGCGGTCAGCGTTCGCGCCTGTACCGCAAGGCCAAGGAGCAGGTCACCCACTCCCTGGTCTACAACTACAACGACCGCAAGAAGCGCAAGGGCGACTTCCGTCAGCTGTGGATCCAGCGCATCAACGCCGCTGCCCGCGCCAACGGCATCACCTACAACCGCTTCATCCAGGGTCTGAAGGCCGCCAACGTCGAGGTGGACCGCAAGATCCTCGCCGAGCTCGCGGTCAACGACGCCAACGCGTTCGCGGCTCTCGTCGAGGTCGCCCAGAAGGCGCTTCCGAGCGACGTCAACGCCCCCAAGGCTGCCTGA
- the pheS gene encoding phenylalanine--tRNA ligase subunit alpha: MSAPNKSYDPVEVEALKPEEIERMRDEALAAFAAAGSLDALAHAKTAHTGGTSPLSLANREIGALPPQAKAEAGKRVGQARGAVNKALAARQAELEAERDARVLVEEAVDVTLSHDRVPAGARHPLTTLSERIEDVFVAMGYEVAEGPQVEAEWFNFDALNIGPDHPARGEHDTFFVQDAQGGADSGVVLRTHTSPVQIRSLIDREPPVYVICPGRVYRTDELDATHTPVFHQVELLAVDEGLTMADLKGTLDHMVQALFGEGMKTRLRPNFFPFTEPSAEMDMVCYVCRGESVGNPDRPCRTCSSEGWIELGGCGMVNPKVLVACGVDPQKYSGFAFGFGIERMLMFRHNVDDMRDMVEGDIRFTRPFGMEI; this comes from the coding sequence ATGTCCGCACCCAATAAGTCGTACGACCCCGTTGAGGTCGAGGCACTGAAACCGGAAGAGATCGAGCGCATGCGGGACGAGGCGCTCGCCGCCTTCGCCGCCGCCGGCTCCCTCGACGCGCTCGCCCACGCGAAGACCGCGCACACCGGTGGCACCTCGCCGCTCTCCCTCGCCAACCGCGAGATCGGCGCCCTGCCGCCGCAGGCCAAGGCCGAGGCCGGCAAGCGCGTGGGCCAGGCCCGCGGCGCCGTCAACAAGGCCCTCGCCGCCCGCCAGGCCGAGCTGGAGGCCGAGCGCGACGCCCGTGTGCTCGTCGAGGAGGCCGTGGACGTCACGCTCTCCCACGACCGCGTCCCGGCCGGTGCCCGCCACCCGCTGACCACCCTCTCCGAGCGCATCGAGGACGTCTTCGTGGCCATGGGCTACGAGGTCGCCGAAGGCCCGCAGGTCGAGGCCGAGTGGTTCAACTTCGACGCGCTCAACATCGGACCGGACCACCCGGCCCGCGGCGAGCACGACACCTTCTTCGTGCAGGACGCCCAGGGCGGTGCCGACTCCGGCGTCGTGCTGCGCACCCACACCTCGCCCGTGCAGATCCGCTCGCTGATCGACCGCGAGCCGCCGGTCTACGTGATCTGCCCCGGCCGCGTCTACCGCACCGACGAGCTGGACGCCACCCACACCCCCGTCTTCCACCAGGTCGAGCTCCTCGCCGTCGACGAGGGCCTGACCATGGCCGACCTCAAGGGCACCCTCGACCACATGGTCCAGGCGCTGTTCGGCGAGGGCATGAAGACCCGGCTGCGGCCGAACTTCTTCCCGTTCACCGAGCCGTCCGCCGAGATGGACATGGTCTGCTACGTCTGCCGCGGCGAGTCCGTCGGCAACCCGGACCGGCCCTGCCGCACCTGCTCCAGCGAGGGCTGGATCGAGCTCGGCGGCTGCGGCATGGTCAACCCCAAGGTGCTGGTCGCCTGTGGTGTGGACCCCCAGAAGTACAGCGGATTCGCCTTCGGGTTCGGCATCGAGCGGATGCTGATGTTCCGCCACAACGTCGACGACATGCGAGACATGGTCGAGGGTGACATCCGGTTCACCCGGCCGTTCGGGATGGAGATCTGA
- the rpmI gene encoding 50S ribosomal protein L35 has protein sequence MPKNKTHSGAKKRFKITGSGKVLRERAGKRHLLEHKSSRLTRRLTGNAEMAPGDAAKIKKLLGK, from the coding sequence ATGCCGAAGAACAAGACGCACAGCGGTGCCAAGAAGCGCTTCAAGATCACCGGCTCCGGCAAGGTGCTCCGCGAGCGCGCCGGCAAGCGCCACCTGCTCGAGCACAAGTCGTCCCGTCTGACGCGCCGCCTCACCGGCAACGCCGAGATGGCCCCGGGCGACGCCGCGAAGATCAAGAAGCTTCTCGGCAAGTGA
- a CDS encoding DUF1844 domain-containing protein: protein MSDATSPNEPTGTPESPDFDAMTRDIAEVPAVEVIVTVAVNLMSAAAVKLGLTEDAEDHKDLDEARKLVHALAGLLDASTTEISSFHAAPLRDGLKSLQLAFREASLVPDEPGQGPGEKYTGPVYG from the coding sequence ATGAGTGACGCGACCTCCCCCAATGAACCCACCGGAACGCCGGAATCTCCCGACTTCGACGCCATGACGCGCGACATCGCCGAGGTCCCGGCCGTCGAGGTGATCGTCACGGTCGCGGTCAACCTGATGAGCGCGGCCGCCGTCAAGCTCGGTCTGACCGAGGACGCCGAGGACCACAAGGACCTCGACGAGGCCCGCAAGCTGGTCCACGCGCTGGCCGGGCTGCTGGACGCCAGCACCACCGAGATCAGCTCGTTCCACGCGGCACCGCTGCGGGACGGCCTGAAGTCCCTGCAGCTCGCGTTCCGCGAGGCGTCGCTCGTCCCGGACGAGCCCGGCCAGGGCCCTGGCGAGAAGTACACCGGACCGGTCTACGGCTGA
- a CDS encoding SseB family protein, translating into MALKNIPDPGFSDDDGTADPALEAALAAWAADGTAEQAVLTALKGARLLVPVVAVLGEVETDENGLRREKTSDMAVPTLTAGGRRALPAFTSTASLARWDPEARPVAVPLHQALQAAAHEKADTLLLDLAGPVPYQLRGPALLALAEGRTSTDPLADPAVTGAVRETLAAHPDVLRAHFVPGRDSDGTLALVLAPDAVPAEAGRRVAEALASHDVLRARLVRGLDLALLPAEAAAPGEPLYVRS; encoded by the coding sequence GTGGCGCTCAAGAACATCCCGGACCCTGGTTTCTCCGACGACGACGGCACCGCCGACCCCGCCCTGGAGGCGGCGCTCGCCGCCTGGGCGGCGGACGGCACGGCCGAGCAGGCCGTCCTCACCGCGCTGAAGGGCGCGCGTCTCCTCGTCCCCGTCGTCGCCGTGCTCGGCGAGGTCGAGACCGACGAGAACGGGCTGCGCCGCGAGAAGACCAGCGACATGGCCGTCCCCACGCTCACCGCGGGCGGCCGGCGGGCGCTGCCCGCGTTCACCTCGACCGCCTCGCTCGCCCGCTGGGACCCCGAGGCCCGCCCCGTCGCCGTGCCGCTGCACCAGGCGCTCCAGGCGGCCGCCCACGAGAAGGCGGACACCCTCCTGCTGGACCTGGCCGGCCCCGTCCCGTACCAGCTCCGCGGTCCCGCGCTGCTGGCCCTCGCGGAGGGCCGCACCAGCACCGACCCGCTCGCCGACCCGGCGGTCACCGGTGCCGTGCGCGAGACGCTCGCCGCCCACCCGGACGTGCTGCGGGCGCACTTCGTGCCCGGCCGGGACAGCGACGGCACGCTGGCGCTGGTCCTCGCCCCTGACGCGGTCCCCGCGGAGGCGGGCCGCCGGGTCGCCGAGGCGCTGGCGTCCCACGACGTACTGAGGGCCCGCCTGGTGCGGGGACTCGACCTGGCACTGCTGCCGGCCGAGGCCGCCGCTCCGGGCGAGCCCTTGTACGTGCGGAGCTGA
- the infC gene encoding translation initiation factor IF-3 encodes MWCYRGGSISAEPRINDRIRVPEVRLVGPSGEQVGIVPLAKALELAQEYDLDLVEVAANARPPVCKLMDYGKFKYESAMKAREARKNQAHTVIKEMKLRPKIDPHDYDTKKGHVVRFLKQGDKVKITIMFRGREQSRPELGFRLLQRLAADVEDLGFIESNPKQDGRNMIMVLGPHKKKTEAMAEAREAQAARKAERQGSPDQGHEAPADAPAETDAPADTPSEA; translated from the coding sequence GTGTGGTGCTACCGAGGAGGATCCATCAGCGCCGAGCCCCGCATCAACGACCGGATTCGCGTTCCCGAGGTGCGACTTGTCGGTCCCAGCGGCGAGCAGGTCGGGATTGTTCCGCTTGCCAAGGCCCTGGAGCTTGCGCAGGAGTACGACCTCGACCTCGTCGAGGTCGCGGCGAACGCCCGCCCGCCCGTGTGCAAGCTCATGGACTACGGGAAGTTCAAATACGAGTCGGCCATGAAGGCCCGTGAGGCGCGCAAGAACCAGGCGCACACGGTCATCAAGGAGATGAAGCTCCGGCCGAAGATCGATCCGCACGACTACGACACCAAGAAGGGTCATGTCGTCCGGTTCCTCAAGCAGGGCGACAAGGTCAAGATCACGATCATGTTCCGTGGTCGTGAGCAGTCCCGCCCCGAACTCGGCTTCCGTCTGCTGCAGCGTCTCGCGGCCGACGTCGAGGACCTCGGCTTCATCGAGTCGAACCCGAAGCAGGACGGCCGGAACATGATCATGGTTCTTGGCCCCCACAAGAAGAAGACCGAGGCCATGGCCGAGGCGCGTGAGGCCCAGGCCGCACGCAAGGCCGAACGCCAGGGATCGCCGGACCAGGGCCACGAGGCCCCGGCCGACGCCCCGGCCGAGACCGACGCCCCGGCCGACACACCCTCCGAGGCGTGA
- a CDS encoding TrmH family RNA methyltransferase: MPTPELISPRSPRVTAARRLAKRNFRGKDRLFIAEGPQAVREAVAHRGPTGEPTLVELFTTVEAAERYDGIVRAALDAGARVHHASDAVLAEVSQTVTPQGLVGVCRFLDSPFEDILAAGPRLVAVLANVRDPGNAGTVLRCADAAGADAVVLTDASVDLYNPKSVRASVGSHFHLPVAVGVPVEKAVQGLKDAGVRVLAADGAGDHDLDDELDGGTMGGPTAWIFGNEAWGLPEETRALADAVVRVPIHGKAESLNLATAAAVCLYASARAQRAGRGTA, translated from the coding sequence ATGCCCACCCCCGAGCTGATCTCCCCGCGCTCCCCCCGAGTGACCGCCGCACGGCGGCTCGCCAAGCGGAACTTCCGCGGCAAGGACCGGCTGTTCATCGCCGAGGGGCCCCAGGCCGTCCGCGAGGCCGTCGCCCACCGCGGTCCCACCGGTGAGCCCACCCTGGTCGAGCTGTTCACCACCGTGGAGGCCGCCGAGCGGTACGACGGCATCGTGCGGGCCGCGCTCGACGCGGGCGCCCGGGTGCACCACGCCTCCGACGCCGTCCTCGCCGAGGTGTCCCAGACCGTCACCCCGCAGGGCCTGGTCGGCGTCTGCCGCTTCCTCGACTCGCCCTTCGAGGACATCCTCGCCGCGGGCCCCCGGCTCGTCGCCGTCCTCGCCAACGTCCGCGACCCCGGGAACGCCGGCACCGTGCTGCGCTGCGCCGATGCCGCCGGAGCCGACGCCGTCGTCCTCACCGACGCCTCCGTCGACCTGTACAACCCCAAGTCCGTGCGGGCCTCGGTCGGTTCCCACTTCCATCTGCCGGTCGCCGTCGGCGTCCCCGTCGAGAAGGCCGTCCAGGGCCTGAAGGACGCCGGGGTGCGCGTGCTGGCCGCCGACGGGGCGGGCGACCACGACCTCGACGACGAACTCGACGGCGGCACCATGGGCGGCCCCACCGCGTGGATCTTCGGCAACGAGGCGTGGGGCCTCCCCGAGGAGACCCGCGCGCTCGCCGACGCCGTGGTGCGGGTGCCCATCCACGGAAAGGCCGAGTCCCTGAACCTGGCGACCGCCGCCGCCGTATGTCTCTACGCCTCGGCGCGGGCACAGCGCGCCGGGCGCGGGACGGCCTGA